From a region of the Acidobacteriota bacterium genome:
- the recF gene encoding DNA replication and repair protein RecF (All proteins in this family for which functions are known are DNA-binding proteins that assist the filamentation of RecA onto DNA for the initiation of recombination or recombinational repair.), producing SLLEAVYCACYTKSFRTHRLEECVRHGEGEFQLRCRVARAPLPRVLDVRVGPAGKELRLDEKAADVTDFLDTAAILCITASHLRVITEGPDARRRFFDGLLVLFRPEYLHRLAAYRRVVRHRNALLRPGAAAAAVLEPWDRKLVQTARALVHHRESFLAELGAADLRDRFSTAAVAVRYAPSLAAELLADEEAAVAHLALHRERALQAGRSLYGPHLDRFDFHLDGRNVRRYASSGQKRSVLLSVYLQVMDLYRERRGFFPVVMIDDVDMELDLERLRVLLSQLDAKTQIFLPSSKPEIFTAMLPACEVFQIEAGGVRKT from the coding sequence CAGCCTGCTCGAGGCGGTCTACTGCGCCTGTTACACCAAGTCGTTCCGGACCCACCGCCTGGAGGAGTGCGTCCGCCACGGCGAGGGGGAGTTCCAACTCCGCTGCCGGGTGGCGCGGGCGCCGCTGCCGCGGGTGCTGGACGTGCGGGTGGGGCCGGCGGGCAAGGAGCTCCGCCTCGACGAGAAGGCGGCCGACGTCACCGATTTTCTCGACACCGCCGCCATCCTCTGCATCACCGCCTCCCACCTGCGGGTGATCACGGAGGGGCCTGACGCGCGCCGCCGGTTCTTCGACGGCCTGCTGGTCCTGTTCCGCCCCGAATACCTGCACCGCCTGGCCGCCTACCGGCGCGTGGTGCGTCACCGGAACGCATTGCTGCGCCCGGGTGCCGCCGCCGCCGCGGTCCTGGAGCCGTGGGACCGCAAGCTCGTGCAGACCGCGCGGGCGCTCGTCCACCACCGCGAGAGCTTTCTCGCGGAGCTCGGGGCGGCCGACCTGCGCGACCGCTTCTCGACGGCGGCGGTGGCGGTGCGCTACGCGCCGTCGCTCGCGGCCGAACTGCTGGCCGACGAGGAGGCGGCCGTCGCCCACCTGGCGCTGCACCGGGAGCGGGCGCTGCAGGCGGGCCGGAGCCTGTACGGCCCCCATCTCGACCGGTTCGACTTCCACCTCGACGGGCGCAACGTCCGCCGGTACGCTTCCTCCGGGCAGAAGCGCAGCGTGCTCCTCAGCGTCTACCTCCAGGTGATGGACCTGTACCGGGAGCGGCGGGGCTTCTTCCCGGTGGTCATGATCGACGATGTGGATATGGAGCTCGACCTCGAGCGCCTGCGGGTACTGCTGAGCCAACTCGACGCCAAAACCCAGATCTTCCTCCCCTCCTCGAAGCCGGAAATTTTCACCGCCATGCTTCCCGCCTGCGAGGTTTTTCAGATCGAAGCGGGTGGGGTCCGTAAAACTTAA